A genomic region of Streptomyces rimosus contains the following coding sequences:
- a CDS encoding M23 family metallopeptidase produces MNWLRRRLLLHGVVPTAIGTVLGLAATEAVPAVAAGPWTRPIAAHARISSPYGVKGDWAAGHHTGVDFAVRTGTPVSSVGSGTVILAKRSGDYGLAVTIHMTDGYYTLFGHLSRITARVGQHVRAGTRIGYSGATGRTTGPHLHFEVRRTRHYGSDINPLSYLSNRGIRITKRTHPR; encoded by the coding sequence ATGAACTGGCTCCGCAGACGACTCCTGCTGCACGGCGTGGTGCCGACAGCCATCGGTACCGTCCTCGGCCTGGCCGCGACCGAGGCGGTCCCGGCCGTGGCCGCGGGCCCGTGGACCCGCCCGATCGCCGCCCATGCCCGCATCAGCTCGCCCTACGGCGTCAAGGGCGACTGGGCCGCCGGCCACCACACCGGGGTCGACTTCGCCGTCCGCACCGGCACCCCCGTCTCCTCCGTCGGCTCCGGCACCGTCATCCTGGCCAAGCGGTCGGGCGACTACGGCCTCGCCGTCACCATCCACATGACCGACGGCTACTACACCCTGTTCGGGCACCTCTCCCGCATCACGGCCCGCGTCGGCCAGCACGTCCGCGCCGGCACCCGTATCGGCTACAGCGGCGCCACCGGGCGCACCACCGGCCCCCACCTCCACTTCGAGGTCCGCAGAACCCGCCACTACGGCTCCGACATCAACCCCCTCTCCTACCTGTCCAACCGAGGCATCCGCATCACCAAACGCACCCACCCCCGCTGA